A single genomic interval of Zingiber officinale cultivar Zhangliang chromosome 4A, Zo_v1.1, whole genome shotgun sequence harbors:
- the LOC121971767 gene encoding RNA-binding NOB1-like protein codes for MDADALSSSSPAVASVPPVQTACWSSVLQKKPTVHPQEAISTRVFGSLTSSKGISVAVLDANALIHGDKLANSADKFVSVPEVLDEVRDHVSRQRLSFLPFPVETMEPSPEFIKKVVNFARETGDLQTLSDVDLKVVALAYMLESQIHGIDHLRERPPPLHVVNVKNLPAAQLPGWGSNVPNLAEWEALEEATEGGRDHNSKILGPRDMNNQVEPNSSSASIPDEHVEGSKTFDKPKRSFAPKKEIVLEGKKMVASGIDASQGEDTEIAGDWHPAVSRSTHRRFLRRKARRELSKETEENGHSSSHEEVEGTKSEGNVELSDGGEVEYPVFNELETNGGHFQNEQQIEWNQKEAALDFDSSQPSREGVEDDRLRTYIGSTPLEIEEDNSEYAVDSVYDNDAGIDDFSEELANLELDSLADESTETTYIDDQSSEQSWMLKSLSESSVACVTSDYAMQNVLLQIGLRLLAPGGMQIRQLHRWVLKCHACNKVTQEIGRIFCPKCGNGGTLRKVSVTVGENGIIMAARRPRIVLRGTKFSLPLPQGGREAITKNLILREDQLPHKLLYPKSKKKTNKEGKEFLGADDIFSHSDEKRAPLKPPVRKALAMFGGKRNPNDNHFSRRKH; via the exons TCGGTTCCTCCGGTGCAGACCGCGTGCTGGAGCTCTGTGTTGCAGAAGAAGCCGACGGTGCATCCCCAAGAGGCGATCTCCACGCGAGTGTTCGGAAGCCTCACGTCGAGCAAAGGCATCTCGGTGGCGGTGCTCGATGCCAACGCTCTGATCCATGGCGACAAGCTTGCCAATTCTGCTGACAAGTTCGTGTCTGTGCCCGAGGTCCTGGACGAGGTACGCGATCATGTCTCGCGTCAGCGCCTCTCCTTCCTGCCCTTCCCCGTCGAGACCATGGAACCCTCTCCTGAATTTATCAAGAAAG TTGTCAATTTTGCACGAGAAACTGGGGATCTGCAGACTCTTTCAGATGTAGACCTTAAGGTCGTTGCTCTAGCTTATATGTTAGAATCCCAGATCCATGGAATTGATCATCTAAGGGAGAGACCGCCTCCTCTTCATGTGGTGAATGTGAAGAACCTACCGGCGGCTCAACTGCCGGGGTGGGGTTCCAATGTTCCTAATTTAGCAGAATGGGAAGCCCTGGAAGAAGCAACTGAAGGAGGTCGGGATCATAATTCTAAAATACTTGGACCGAGAGATATGAACAATCAAGTTGAACCTAACAGTTCTTCTGCTTCCATACCTGATGAGCATGTTGAAGGGAGTAAGACGTTTGATAAGCCTAAAAGGTCTTTTGCACCCAAGAAGGAGATTGTGTTGGAGGGGAAAAAGATGGTTGCTTCTGGCATCGATGCCTCTCAAGGTGAAGACACTGAAATTGCAGGTGATTGGCACCCTGCAGTTAGCCGGAGCACTCATAGAAGATTTTTAAGAAGGAAAGCAAGGCGTGAGTTGTCCAAAGAAACAGAGGAAAATGGCCACTCGTCAAGCCACGAAGAAGTGGAAGGGACAAAGTCTGAAGGCAATGTTGAATTATCTGATGGAGGTGAGGTAGAGTATCCTGTATTTAATGAACTTGAAACCAATGGTGGACATTTTCAAAATGAACAACAAATTGAGTGGAATCAGAAAGAGGCGGCATTGGATTTTGATTCTTCACAACCTTCACGTGAAGGTGTAGAAGATGACAGACTTAGGACTTACATAGGATCTACTCCTTTAGAAATTGAGGAAGATAACTCAGAGTATGCGGTTGATTCTGTTTATGACAATGATGCTGGGATTGATGACTTCAGTGAAGAGTTAGCTAACTTAGAATTGGATAGTCTGGCTGATGAAAGTACTGAGACAACTTATATAGATGACCAGAGCAGTGAACAGAGTTGGATGCTCAAGTCCTTATCAGAGTCAAGTGTAGCTTGTGTTACTAGTGACTACGCAATGCAAAATGTTCTTCTGCAAATTGGTCTTCGACTATTAGCACCAGGAGGGATGCAGATTCGCCAATTACATAG GTGGGTTCTAAAATGTCATGCTTGCAATAAAGTGACACAAGAAATTGGGAGAATATTTTGTCCAAAATGTGGCAATGGTGGAACTTTAAGGAAGGTATCCGTGACAGTTGGTGAAAATGGAATCATCATGGCTGCACGCCGGCCTCGAATAGTCCTTCGTGGAACAAAA TTCTCGCTTCCATTGCCTCAAGGTGGACGAGAAGCTATCACAAAGAACCTCATCTTACGAGAAGACCAACTCCCTCACAAGTTACTCTATCCAAAATCAAAGAAGAAGACAAACAAAGAG GGCAAGGAATTTCTGGGTGCAGATGATATCTTTTCCCACTCCGACGAGAAGAGAGCCCCGCTTAAGCCTCCTGTGAGGAAAGCACTTGCTATGTTCGGTGGAAAAAGAAATCCTAACGATAACCATTTTTCTCGCCGGAAGCACTAA